In one window of Solanum pennellii chromosome 2, SPENNV200 DNA:
- the LOC114075995 gene encoding protein OSCA1-like, protein MSLKFSDIGFNGNGSAHCLHCTSKRILVTCIAKVESSVDGVIVNRSIFIPIIPPNLLCRSFVKSFIQGFLPGIALKIFLIVLPRILMLMSKFEGWGSISALERRAASKYYIFNFVNVFLGSIIAGAAFDQLNTFIHQSANEIPKTIGVAIPMKATFFITYTMVDGWAGIAGEILRLKALILFHLKNFFLVKTERDREKAMDGSLNFNTGEPQIQLYFLLGLVYAIVTPFLLPFILVFFALAYFVFRHQIINVYHQEYESGAAFWPDVHGRIIFALVFSQISLLGLLSTKRAAQSAPFLIALPVLTLSFHYFCKGRYEPAFTRYPLQEAKRKDTIEQAKESKLNLKYYLQKAYLHPVFRGDDEDDNEDVNDKLESNDVELIPMKRHSRGNTPGPSRISGASQEEMLQHQEE, encoded by the exons ATGTCCCTAAAGTTTAGCGACATTGGATTTAATGGAAATGGAAGTGCACATTGCCTTCACTGTACATCTAAGAGAATATTAGTCACTTGTATAGCAAAAGTGGAGTCATCTGTTGATGGTGTGATTGTTAACAGAAGT ATCTTTATACCAATAATTCCACCCAATCTATTGTGCAGATCTTTCGTCAAGTCATTCATCCAAGGTTTTCTACCTGGGATTGCTTTGAAGATCTTTCTCATAGTATTGCCAAGGATACTGATGCTGATGTCCAAATTTGAGGGCTGGGGAAGTATATCAGCTTTGGAAAGAAGAGCTGCATCTAAATATTACATCTTTAACTTTGTGAATGTGTTTCTTGGAAGCATAATTGCAGGAGCTGCATTTGATCAGCTAAATACTTTTATTCATCAGTCAGCAAATGA AATACCTAAAACAATCGGTGTTGCTATCCCAATGAAAGCAACTTTCTTCATAACTTACACAATGGTTGATGGGTGGGCCGGTATTGCTGGAGAGATCCTAAGGTTAAAGGCACTAATACTCTTCCATTTGAAGAACTTTTTCTTGGTCAAAACTGAAAGGGATCGAGAAAAGGCGATGGATGGAAGCCTCAATTTCAACACTGGAGAACCGCAGATACAATTATACTTCTTGTTGGGCCTTGTCTATGCTATAGTCACACCATTTCTGCTTCCTTTCATACTGGTGTTCTTTGCCCTGGCGTATTTTGTGTTCCGTCATCAG ATTATAAATGTATACCATCAAGAGTATGAAAGTGGAGCAGCATTCTGGCCAGATGTTCACGGACGTATAATATTCGCTTTGGTCTTCTCTCAGATATCTTTACTGGGATTGCTTAGTACAAAACGCGCTGCTCAATCAGCACCTTTTCTTATTGCCCTTCCAGTATTGACTTTATCTTTTCACTACTTCTGTAAAGGGCGCTACGAGCCAGCTTTCACCAGATACCCATTGCAG GAAGCAAAGAGGAAAGATACTATAGAACAAGCCAAAGAATCCAAACTTAACTTGAAATACTACCTTCAAAAGGCTTATTTACATCCTGTTTTTAGAGGTGATGATGAAGATGACAATGAGGATGTCAATGATAAGTTGGAGAGTAATGATGTTGAGTTGATCCCAATGAAGCGTCATTCAAGAGGAAATACTCCAGGGCCAAGCAGGATAAGTGGCGCCAGTCAAGAGGAAATGCTCCAGCACCAAGAAGAATGA
- the LOC107010866 gene encoding uncharacterized protein LOC107010866: MNSSNSSPFETNEQGELEPSWNMPTWLGPLLKKTFFGAYLVHDELEKNELSKYCITCDSYLCKHCICTNKHNDHDQLKIYRHVYKDVVLLEQMEKYIDCKLIQPYRCNKKLVIALNPLPHCGSDSLIIGDPTCLTCKRRLHDPQLFQFCSIACQVEAKWGKIVKTKPKHKRKGIPHRAPLK, from the exons GGAGAATTGGAACCTAGCTGGAATATGCCAACATGGCTAGGGCCACTTTTGAAGAAGACATTCTTTGGTGCATATTTGGTGCATGATGAACTTGAAAAGAATGAACTGAGCAAGTATTGTATAACATGCGATTCATATTTATGCAAGCATTGCATTTGTACAAACAAACACAATGATCATGACCAACTAAAGATTTATCGACATGTTTACAAAGACGTTGTTCTTCTCGAGCAGATGGAGAAGTATATTGACTGTAAATTAATTCAG CCATACAGATGCAACAAGAAATTGGTAATTGCTTTGAATCCTCTGCCACATTGTGGGTCTGACTCTTTAATTATTGGAGATCctacttgtctcacttgcaaaAGGAGATTGCATGACCCTCAACTGTTTCAATTCTGTTCCATTGCTTGTCAG GTGGAAGCCAAATGGGGAAAGATTGTTAAGACGAAACCGAAGCACAAAAGGAAGGGAATTCCTCACAGAGCTCCTTTAAAATGA